The Catenulispora sp. MAP5-51 genome includes a region encoding these proteins:
- a CDS encoding cold-shock protein translates to MTTGTVKWFNAEKGFGFIAQDEGGPDVFAHFSNIAADGYRELQEGQRVSFEVTQGQKGPQASNIVPA, encoded by the coding sequence ATGACTACAGGTACCGTGAAGTGGTTCAACGCGGAAAAGGGTTTCGGGTTCATCGCGCAGGACGAGGGCGGCCCGGACGTCTTCGCGCATTTCTCGAACATCGCGGCCGACGGCTACCGCGAGCTGCAGGAAGGCCAGCGGGTCAGCTTCGAGGTCACCCAGGGCCAGAAGGGCCCGCAGGCCTCGAACATCGTTCCGGCCTAA
- a CDS encoding glucosidase: MQAEKARLQAADDGSVPWREWGPYLAERAWGTVREDYSSGGTAWDYFPHDHARSRAYRWNEDGLAGICDDKQWFCFALAFWNGRDPILKERLFGLTGPEGNHGEDVKEYWWYLDSTPTHSWMRWRYHYQQAAYPYCDLVDVNRARGREDPEYELVDTGVFDDNRYWAITADYAKAGPRDLCIVIKAENRGPREETLHVLPHLWFRNTWAWGLADHGDFPAVRGEGSRLIGEHRFTGRIVLSGDGEPTPLACDNESNAARLWDVPGRSHYPKDGINDHVVHGAQTVSPNCSGTKAALHYVLTVPPGQTGEIRLRLTSDLAEDAGGLADHADHADHADHADRADPAAGPYDLGPGFEAVVAARRAEADEFFAELTPASCTADEALVLRQAVAGLLWSKQYYHYNAARWLKGDPYFPAGEDRGHGRNARWWHLSARDVIAMPDAWEYPWFAAWDLAFHAVALARVDPAFAKQQLELLLEGWYLHSCGQIPAYEWNFDDDNPPVHAWAALQVFHLDGARDFAFLKRVFRKLLMNFTWWVNHADSDGDNVFEGGFLGLDNIGPFDRDHGVPPGTFLQQSDGTAWMAMYSLNMMEMALILARQDSTYDDLVPKFYEHFALIAEAAYRIGLWSEQDGFFYDVLQVPGTGLVPVRVRSVVGLLPLAAATSVPTSSLRSITPLVNRVRWYRTNRPEYAELLGGDDTRSGDRRLLAMVGPDRLPRLLTRMLDEREFLSGHGLRALSREHHDHPFSLTVGGNRYTLEYEPGESRTVMFGGNSNWRGPVWFPVNYMLIDALDRYHQFFGDNWRIPFPAPDGTPATLRQIANDIAHRLVSLFLKDADGRRPVFGDVKLFQHDPAWHDLIPFHEYFHGDTGAGLGASHQTGWTALVVNLILRKQESRPPSE, translated from the coding sequence ATGCAGGCGGAAAAGGCCCGGCTCCAGGCAGCCGACGACGGGAGCGTGCCGTGGCGCGAGTGGGGTCCGTATCTGGCCGAGCGGGCCTGGGGCACGGTCCGTGAGGACTACTCGTCTGGCGGAACCGCCTGGGACTACTTCCCGCACGACCACGCGCGCTCCCGGGCCTACCGCTGGAACGAGGACGGCCTGGCCGGCATCTGCGACGACAAGCAGTGGTTCTGCTTCGCGCTGGCGTTCTGGAACGGCCGCGACCCGATCCTGAAGGAGCGGCTGTTCGGCCTCACCGGCCCGGAGGGGAATCACGGCGAGGACGTCAAGGAGTACTGGTGGTACCTGGACTCCACGCCGACCCACTCCTGGATGCGCTGGCGCTACCACTACCAGCAAGCCGCCTACCCCTACTGCGACCTCGTCGACGTCAACCGGGCCCGAGGCCGGGAGGACCCGGAGTACGAACTCGTCGACACCGGCGTGTTCGACGACAACCGCTACTGGGCGATCACCGCGGACTACGCCAAGGCCGGCCCGCGAGACCTGTGCATTGTCATCAAGGCCGAGAACCGCGGGCCCCGGGAGGAGACCCTGCACGTCCTGCCGCACCTGTGGTTCCGCAACACCTGGGCCTGGGGACTCGCCGACCACGGCGACTTCCCGGCCGTCCGCGGCGAGGGGTCCCGGCTGATCGGCGAGCACCGGTTCACGGGCCGGATCGTGCTGTCCGGCGACGGCGAGCCCACGCCGCTGGCCTGCGACAACGAGTCGAACGCGGCGCGGCTGTGGGACGTCCCGGGCCGGTCGCACTACCCGAAGGACGGCATCAACGACCACGTCGTGCACGGCGCGCAGACCGTCAGCCCGAACTGCAGCGGGACCAAGGCCGCCCTGCACTACGTGCTCACCGTGCCGCCCGGGCAGACCGGCGAGATCCGGCTGCGGCTGACCTCCGACCTCGCTGAGGACGCCGGCGGCCTGGCCGATCACGCCGATCACGCCGATCACGCCGATCACGCCGATCGCGCCGATCCCGCGGCCGGGCCGTACGACCTCGGCCCGGGCTTCGAGGCGGTCGTGGCCGCCCGCCGGGCCGAGGCCGACGAGTTCTTCGCCGAGCTCACCCCGGCCAGCTGCACCGCCGACGAGGCCCTGGTGCTGCGGCAGGCCGTCGCCGGGCTGCTGTGGTCCAAGCAGTACTACCACTACAACGCCGCCCGCTGGCTCAAGGGCGACCCGTACTTCCCCGCCGGGGAGGACCGCGGCCACGGCCGCAACGCGCGCTGGTGGCACCTGTCGGCGCGCGACGTCATCGCCATGCCGGATGCCTGGGAGTACCCCTGGTTCGCCGCCTGGGACCTGGCCTTCCACGCCGTCGCCCTGGCCCGGGTCGACCCGGCGTTCGCCAAGCAGCAGCTGGAGCTGCTGCTGGAGGGCTGGTACCTGCACTCCTGCGGGCAGATCCCGGCCTACGAGTGGAACTTCGACGACGACAACCCGCCGGTCCACGCCTGGGCGGCGCTTCAGGTGTTCCACCTGGACGGGGCCCGGGACTTCGCCTTCCTCAAGCGCGTGTTCCGCAAGCTGCTGATGAACTTCACCTGGTGGGTCAACCACGCCGACTCCGACGGCGACAACGTGTTCGAGGGAGGCTTCCTGGGCCTGGACAACATCGGCCCGTTCGACCGGGACCACGGCGTGCCGCCGGGGACGTTCCTGCAGCAGAGCGACGGCACCGCGTGGATGGCGATGTACTCGCTGAACATGATGGAGATGGCGCTGATCCTGGCCCGGCAGGACAGTACCTACGACGACCTCGTCCCGAAGTTCTACGAGCACTTCGCGCTGATCGCCGAGGCGGCGTACCGCATCGGACTGTGGTCGGAGCAGGACGGCTTCTTCTACGACGTGCTCCAGGTCCCCGGCACGGGCCTGGTCCCGGTCCGGGTCCGCTCAGTGGTCGGCCTGCTGCCACTGGCCGCGGCCACCTCCGTCCCGACCTCGAGCCTGCGCTCGATCACCCCGCTGGTGAACCGGGTCCGCTGGTACCGCACGAACCGCCCGGAGTACGCCGAACTGCTCGGCGGCGACGACACCCGCAGCGGCGACCGCCGGCTGCTGGCGATGGTCGGCCCCGACCGCCTGCCCCGCCTGCTCACCCGCATGCTCGACGAGCGCGAGTTCCTCTCCGGCCACGGCCTTCGCGCCCTGTCGCGCGAGCACCACGACCACCCCTTCTCCCTCACCGTCGGCGGCAACCGGTACACCCTGGAATACGAGCCCGGCGAGAGCCGCACGGTGATGTTCGGCGGCAACTCCAACTGGCGCGGCCCGGTGTGGTTCCCGGTGAACTACATGCTCATCGACGCCCTGGACCGCTACCACCAGTTCTTCGGCGACAACTGGCGCATCCCCTTCCCGGCCCCCGACGGCACCCCGGCCACCCTGCGCCAGATCGCCAACGACATCGCCCACCGCCTGGTCTCACTGTTCCTGAAGGACGCCGACGGACGCCGCCCGGTCTTCGGCGACGTCAAGCTCTTCCAACACGACCCCGCCTGGCACGACCTCATCCCGTTCCACGAGTACTTCCACGGCGACACCGGCGCCGGGCTCGGCGCCTCGCACCAGACGGGATGGACGGCTTTGGTGGTGAACCTGATTCTGCGCAAACAGGAGTCCCGGCCGCCGTCGGAGTAG
- a CDS encoding MFS transporter yields MIGYRRVLAVPGLASLLGVSLIARAALAADMMTLTLYVVLGLHMSYAAAGGVAAALTTGLALGAPLLGRLIDRRGARVVLLVTAAVQIVFWASVPFLPYPVLMGAAFVAGLLMVPAQLVTRQAIAATTPAGQRRAAFALESIQGELSYVLGPPIVILGAAAISPGAVAWGAGAAIVVGGVGIAVLNPPLRAEDEDEAEADAGPTARPRPRRSEWLGPSMVAVLVMAFGTTVLLSGTELSIVATLRAAGQVSWAGPVVAVYGLSSIVGGLVYGSLSRPLPTWLLLAGLGLATSPAALAHSWPTLCVAGIAAGLLTAPTLSMVADAVSRLAPASVRGEATGLQSSALSAGFALGSPMVGGAIDMTTPAYGFVAAGLAGLGAALAGHLLSRRGTAGPRPPLQSSAASQPAELVGQSL; encoded by the coding sequence GTGATCGGATACCGACGAGTACTCGCCGTGCCGGGGCTGGCGTCGCTGCTGGGCGTCTCGTTGATCGCCCGCGCCGCGCTCGCGGCCGACATGATGACGTTGACGCTGTACGTCGTGCTGGGCCTGCACATGAGCTACGCGGCGGCCGGCGGTGTCGCGGCGGCTCTGACCACGGGACTGGCACTCGGCGCGCCGCTGCTCGGGCGCCTGATCGACCGCCGCGGCGCGCGTGTCGTGCTCCTGGTCACCGCCGCGGTGCAGATCGTGTTCTGGGCGAGCGTTCCGTTCCTGCCGTACCCGGTTCTGATGGGCGCCGCCTTCGTGGCGGGCCTGCTGATGGTGCCGGCCCAATTGGTGACCCGACAGGCGATCGCCGCGACGACGCCGGCCGGGCAGCGCCGGGCCGCGTTCGCGCTGGAATCGATCCAAGGCGAGCTGTCGTACGTACTGGGCCCGCCGATCGTGATCCTCGGCGCGGCGGCGATCTCCCCGGGCGCGGTGGCGTGGGGAGCCGGCGCCGCGATCGTGGTGGGCGGGGTGGGCATCGCTGTCCTCAACCCGCCGCTGAGGGCCGAGGACGAGGACGAGGCGGAGGCCGACGCCGGCCCGACTGCTCGCCCCCGCCCCCGCCGGAGCGAGTGGCTGGGCCCGAGCATGGTCGCGGTCCTCGTGATGGCCTTCGGCACCACGGTGCTGCTCAGCGGTACCGAGCTGTCGATCGTCGCCACCCTCAGAGCAGCCGGCCAGGTGTCCTGGGCCGGCCCGGTCGTGGCGGTCTACGGCCTGTCTTCGATCGTCGGCGGGCTCGTATACGGCTCGCTGTCCCGGCCGCTGCCCACGTGGCTGCTCCTCGCCGGACTCGGACTGGCGACCTCCCCCGCCGCTCTGGCCCACAGCTGGCCCACGTTGTGCGTGGCCGGCATCGCCGCCGGACTGCTCACCGCGCCGACACTGTCCATGGTGGCCGACGCGGTGAGCCGCCTCGCACCCGCCAGCGTGCGGGGGGAGGCGACCGGCCTGCAATCCTCGGCACTGAGCGCCGGCTTCGCCCTCGGATCCCCGATGGTCGGGGGAGCGATCGACATGACCACACCGGCCTACGGCTTCGTGGCGGCCGGTTTGGCAGGGCTGGGCGCCGCGCTGGCGGGACATCTGTTGTCGCGGCGCGGGACGGCGGGTCCTCGGCCGCCGCTTCAGTCTTCAGCCGCATCGCAGCCCGCGGAGCTTGTAGGACAGAGCTTGTAG
- a CDS encoding aldo/keto reductase produces MQHATLGTLDVGRIGLGAMSMAGVYSREGLDDTEAVRTIHRALELGVTLVDTAEIYGPYTNEELVGRAIADRREQVVLATKFGFVSHAGQGPGHLDSSPANIRAAVEGSLRRLGTDYIDLYYQHRVDPATPIEDVAGTLSELVAEGKVRHIGLSEAGPETIRRAHAVHPVAAVQSEYSLWTRDQEPKVLPLLRELGIGFVAYSPLGRGFLTGAIRSRDDLAADDSRTSNPRFADGNFDHNLRLLAEVEAVAAEVGATPAQIALAWLLAQGEDIVPIPGTRHTHRLEENVAADAVKLTGEQVAKLTALTPAAGDHHTEAQMRMLER; encoded by the coding sequence ATGCAGCACGCCACTCTCGGAACCCTGGACGTCGGCCGCATCGGCCTGGGCGCGATGTCGATGGCCGGGGTCTACAGCCGCGAAGGCCTGGACGACACCGAGGCCGTCCGCACCATCCACCGCGCCCTGGAGCTGGGCGTCACCCTGGTCGACACCGCCGAGATCTACGGGCCGTACACCAACGAGGAGCTGGTCGGGCGGGCCATCGCCGACCGCCGGGAGCAGGTGGTGCTGGCCACGAAGTTCGGCTTCGTCTCGCACGCCGGGCAGGGCCCGGGCCACCTGGACAGCAGCCCGGCCAACATCCGGGCCGCGGTCGAGGGCTCGCTGCGGCGGCTGGGCACGGACTACATCGACCTGTACTACCAGCACCGGGTGGACCCGGCCACGCCGATCGAGGACGTCGCCGGCACCCTGTCCGAGCTGGTCGCCGAGGGCAAGGTGCGGCACATCGGGCTGTCCGAGGCCGGGCCGGAGACCATCCGGCGCGCGCACGCCGTCCACCCGGTCGCGGCCGTGCAGTCGGAGTACTCGCTGTGGACTCGGGACCAGGAGCCCAAGGTGCTGCCGCTGCTGCGCGAGCTCGGCATCGGCTTCGTCGCCTACTCCCCGCTCGGCCGCGGCTTCCTGACCGGCGCCATCCGCTCGCGGGACGACCTGGCGGCCGACGACTCACGCACCTCGAACCCGCGCTTCGCCGACGGGAACTTCGACCACAACCTGCGCCTGCTGGCCGAGGTCGAGGCGGTCGCGGCGGAGGTCGGCGCGACCCCGGCGCAGATCGCGCTGGCCTGGCTGCTGGCCCAGGGCGAGGACATCGTCCCGATCCCCGGCACCCGGCACACGCACCGGCTGGAGGAGAACGTCGCCGCCGACGCCGTGAAGCTCACCGGCGAGCAGGTCGCCAAGCTCACCGCCCTGACCCCGGCCGCCGGCGACCACCACACCGAGGCGCAGATGCGCATGTTGGAGCGCTGA
- a CDS encoding ATP-binding protein has product MDGDLATADASTERTLALQPRKSAPQRARDFVAETLSRWRLDHWVEQATLITSELVTNAVRHAGTELTVRVRRARSAITIEVADGAADKEPRTGPADGRAGGGVGLMIVGRLAQAWGVERRRDGKAVWARLAVGPSAGSGGSASASGSRSGLNPGRRLTVTDGGVARGG; this is encoded by the coding sequence GTGGACGGCGATCTGGCGACCGCGGACGCGAGCACGGAACGAACCCTCGCCTTACAGCCGCGCAAGTCAGCGCCGCAGCGGGCCCGCGACTTCGTGGCCGAGACCCTCTCGCGGTGGCGGCTCGACCACTGGGTCGAGCAGGCGACGCTGATCACCAGCGAACTGGTCACCAACGCGGTCCGCCACGCCGGCACCGAGCTCACCGTCCGCGTCCGCAGGGCCCGCTCGGCGATCACGATCGAGGTCGCCGACGGCGCGGCCGACAAGGAACCCCGGACCGGGCCGGCGGACGGCCGGGCCGGGGGAGGGGTCGGCCTGATGATCGTGGGACGGCTCGCCCAGGCCTGGGGCGTCGAGCGGCGCCGGGACGGCAAGGCGGTGTGGGCCAGGCTCGCTGTGGGGCCGAGCGCGGGATCGGGCGGCTCGGCCTCAGCCTCGGGCTCCCGCTCGGGCTTGAACCCCGGCCGACGGCTCACGGTGACCGACGGTGGTGTTGCCCGAGGCGGGTAG
- a CDS encoding RNA polymerase-binding protein RbpA: MARSGIRGSKVGAGPGGETERGPGVGRVMVTFWCALGHSTRPVFAATADIPVTWDCQDCDRLGGLDPDNPPAPVVAGPFKTHLAYVRDRRSAAEAEAILDEALTKLRAVA, translated from the coding sequence ATGGCGCGCAGCGGAATACGCGGGAGCAAAGTAGGGGCCGGACCCGGGGGCGAGACCGAACGCGGTCCGGGAGTCGGGCGGGTGATGGTGACCTTCTGGTGTGCCCTCGGCCATTCGACCAGGCCGGTCTTCGCCGCGACCGCGGACATCCCCGTCACCTGGGACTGCCAGGACTGCGATCGGCTCGGAGGATTGGACCCGGACAATCCCCCGGCCCCGGTGGTCGCGGGTCCGTTCAAAACCCATCTGGCCTACGTCCGCGACCGGCGCAGCGCGGCCGAAGCCGAAGCCATCCTCGACGAGGCGCTCACCAAGCTGCGTGCCGTGGCCTGA
- a CDS encoding STAS domain-containing protein, translating to MNTTVKPATPRRRKFAAAAGTPPGSLGVAVHTTLQGAVVTLKGYLDLSTTPTLDAACRGVLDFSRNQQVAADLTLLSFCDGAGVSTLMRFHRQAQETDGWLRLCAPKPTLRRILGIADPAKTLRCYSSPVEAFADV from the coding sequence ATGAATACCACCGTCAAGCCCGCCACGCCGCGCCGCCGCAAGTTCGCAGCCGCCGCCGGAACACCCCCGGGCAGCCTGGGTGTCGCGGTCCACACCACCTTGCAGGGAGCTGTGGTCACGTTGAAGGGCTACCTGGATCTGTCCACGACGCCGACGCTCGACGCCGCCTGCCGTGGCGTACTGGACTTCTCGCGAAACCAGCAAGTGGCCGCCGACCTGACTCTGCTGTCGTTCTGCGACGGCGCGGGTGTGAGCACCCTGATGCGCTTCCACCGCCAGGCGCAGGAGACCGACGGCTGGCTACGCCTGTGTGCGCCCAAGCCCACCCTTCGCAGGATTCTGGGCATCGCCGACCCGGCGAAGACGCTGCGTTGTTACTCCAGCCCGGTGGAGGCGTTCGCCGACGTCTGA
- a CDS encoding helix-turn-helix domain-containing protein → MNVHTGAARDAASNLPSVLRSGPFEEALHAAIAARGLSLERLRSHLSARGIQVGTATLSCWQNGHRRPERPDSLRAVSALEEILGLPADALLVLLGPRRPRGPSAGLPQGSRAYRQLMPDWPVVEELIASLDTTADDKLHIAAQHELVWIDGARSCARRETFQVLRAHQDGVDRYIAITTADPGADIDQVDLRALENCRVGRVRRDRDAGLLISELLFDLVLGIRQTHLIRYEVLDTSGAECDDYHRGFRFPAGQYALQVRFDPARLPVACFAYEGRQARELTMTGYRSVHVNVAPVPPGNVGIRWEWDGS, encoded by the coding sequence GTGAATGTTCACACCGGCGCGGCCCGGGACGCCGCCTCGAACCTGCCGTCGGTTCTGCGCTCCGGACCGTTCGAGGAGGCGCTGCACGCCGCGATCGCGGCCCGCGGTTTGTCGCTGGAGCGGCTGCGCAGCCACCTGTCGGCCCGCGGCATCCAGGTCGGCACCGCGACCCTGAGCTGCTGGCAGAACGGCCACCGCCGCCCGGAACGTCCCGACTCGCTGCGCGCGGTGTCGGCGCTGGAGGAGATCCTGGGCCTGCCCGCGGACGCGCTGCTGGTCCTGCTCGGCCCCCGCCGCCCCCGCGGCCCCTCGGCCGGCCTGCCGCAGGGCTCGCGGGCCTACCGGCAGCTGATGCCCGACTGGCCGGTCGTGGAGGAGCTGATCGCCTCGCTGGACACCACCGCCGACGACAAGCTGCACATCGCGGCCCAGCACGAACTCGTCTGGATCGACGGTGCCCGCTCCTGCGCGCGGCGCGAGACCTTCCAGGTCCTGCGGGCGCACCAGGACGGCGTCGACCGCTATATCGCCATCACGACGGCCGACCCCGGCGCCGACATCGATCAGGTCGACCTGCGGGCGCTGGAGAACTGCCGGGTCGGGCGGGTCCGCCGCGACCGGGACGCCGGACTGCTGATCTCCGAGCTCTTGTTCGACCTGGTGCTCGGGATCCGGCAGACGCACCTGATCCGCTACGAGGTGCTCGACACCTCCGGCGCCGAGTGCGACGACTACCACCGCGGCTTCCGGTTCCCGGCCGGGCAGTACGCGCTCCAGGTGCGGTTCGACCCGGCCCGGCTGCCGGTGGCCTGCTTCGCCTACGAAGGACGTCAGGCGCGCGAGCTGACCATGACCGGGTACCGGTCGGTGCACGTCAACGTCGCTCCGGTGCCGCCGGGCAACGTCGGGATCCGCTGGGAGTGGGACGGGAGCTGA
- a CDS encoding Hsp20/alpha crystallin family protein produces MHDTSSPSGGGDSSRPHWGLPGMPTADLEALLDRLGSWAGRATGGWLGPSRWTPAAEEDETPEAYRIRIELPGIARDRISIDIEGHQLHIHGDLARGEPGQDSFLTHRAGRFGYRTSLPADADPEEVRADLAAGILTVTVPRAARGPRRTVRIDDTDDPGNP; encoded by the coding sequence ATGCATGACACCTCTTCCCCCAGCGGTGGCGGCGACAGCTCCCGTCCGCACTGGGGCCTGCCCGGCATGCCGACGGCCGATCTGGAGGCGCTGCTCGACCGGCTCGGTTCGTGGGCGGGGCGTGCCACGGGCGGTTGGCTCGGTCCGTCGCGCTGGACACCGGCGGCCGAGGAGGACGAGACGCCCGAGGCGTACCGGATCCGGATCGAGCTGCCCGGGATAGCGCGCGACCGGATCTCGATCGACATCGAGGGCCACCAGCTCCACATCCACGGTGACCTGGCCCGCGGGGAGCCCGGGCAAGACAGCTTCCTGACACACCGCGCCGGCCGGTTCGGGTACCGCACGTCCCTTCCCGCCGACGCCGATCCCGAGGAGGTCCGCGCCGATCTGGCGGCCGGCATCCTGACGGTGACGGTGCCCCGCGCGGCACGAGGGCCGCGCAGGACGGTCCGGATCGACGACACGGATGACCCGGGGAACCCGTGA
- a CDS encoding papain-like cysteine protease family protein, whose product MPLTPGIPPSRRNRHFRAVAALAAVLSLLGIVAVPTASAATANRLNITMQAQQASNWCWAASGNTVATYYGYTYSQNQFCDLAFGNNLNASCANSQASLADDQNAFSSIGISPGNYVTGYLYYSSVIREIDAGRPVMARIQWSSGGGHMEVLYGYDQSQSWVYWGDPWPSDNRYNWGAYSYYVDNNSFEWTHSLDYIGA is encoded by the coding sequence GTGCCCCTCACCCCCGGTATCCCGCCTTCGCGGCGGAACCGCCACTTCCGGGCGGTCGCGGCGCTCGCCGCCGTGCTCTCACTTCTGGGCATCGTCGCGGTGCCCACGGCGTCCGCCGCCACCGCGAACCGGCTGAACATCACCATGCAGGCGCAGCAGGCGTCGAACTGGTGCTGGGCCGCCTCGGGCAACACGGTCGCGACGTACTACGGCTACACCTATTCGCAGAACCAGTTCTGCGACCTCGCCTTCGGCAACAACCTCAACGCCTCCTGCGCCAACTCCCAGGCCTCGCTCGCCGACGACCAGAACGCCTTCTCCTCGATCGGCATCTCGCCGGGCAACTACGTCACCGGCTACCTGTACTACTCCTCGGTGATCCGGGAGATCGACGCCGGCCGGCCGGTCATGGCCCGGATCCAGTGGTCCTCGGGCGGCGGCCACATGGAGGTCCTCTACGGCTATGACCAGAGCCAGAGCTGGGTCTACTGGGGCGACCCGTGGCCGTCGGACAACCGCTACAACTGGGGCGCCTACAGCTACTACGTCGACAACAACTCCTTCGAGTGGACGCACTCCCTCGACTACATCGGCGCGTGA
- a CDS encoding HEAT repeat domain-containing protein, whose protein sequence is MWTPSRQEVVRRLAELLTEKPQDYRRMTAVERLGDRSCLPALTKSLGWPNPLQSQTRASDAILAIGGEEALRTAVLEVLHSEPAAKRAAYLAGRLRLTEAVPDLITMVRVGRPAAVAAATSLASLGATEAAPDIARLLRRMDPKYWSTRQSLIRVLIQLGPEPAVAELLDALGHVQTRDLAMDALARCRDPRATELVVSALFHGVIRMELVRPLAERGDPGVVGALVHVVNTTPDAALRRMATRGIHNAAGVDQAAVDEHLNSLGYTRGPRTALAWLEGHRRTPRERYPLSVLAGASKEVEEQVRAQAVKSLALIGTPDAFEIIRRLADDPSRHVRACLAGALREGRTGHTGPETAIS, encoded by the coding sequence ATGTGGACGCCGTCGCGGCAGGAGGTCGTGCGCCGTCTGGCCGAGTTGTTGACCGAGAAGCCGCAGGACTACCGGCGTATGACGGCGGTGGAACGCCTGGGAGACCGCTCCTGCCTGCCCGCGCTGACGAAATCCCTCGGGTGGCCGAACCCCCTGCAGAGCCAGACCCGAGCCAGCGATGCGATCCTGGCGATCGGCGGCGAGGAGGCGCTTCGGACGGCAGTACTGGAGGTTCTGCATAGCGAACCCGCCGCCAAGCGCGCGGCCTACCTGGCCGGCCGGCTCCGCCTCACCGAGGCCGTCCCGGATCTGATCACCATGGTCCGCGTGGGCCGGCCCGCCGCCGTGGCCGCCGCGACGTCGTTGGCCTCGCTCGGCGCCACCGAGGCGGCACCGGACATCGCCCGGCTTCTGCGGCGGATGGATCCCAAGTACTGGTCGACTCGGCAGTCATTGATCAGGGTGCTGATCCAGCTCGGCCCCGAGCCGGCGGTCGCCGAACTCCTGGACGCCCTCGGCCATGTCCAGACCCGCGACCTCGCGATGGACGCCCTGGCCCGGTGCCGCGACCCCCGCGCCACGGAGCTGGTCGTATCGGCGTTGTTCCACGGGGTGATCCGCATGGAGCTGGTCCGGCCGCTCGCCGAGCGCGGCGACCCGGGGGTGGTCGGGGCGCTGGTCCACGTGGTGAACACCACGCCGGACGCGGCGCTCAGGCGGATGGCGACGCGCGGCATCCACAACGCCGCCGGGGTCGATCAGGCCGCGGTCGACGAGCACCTGAATAGCCTGGGCTACACCCGCGGGCCGCGGACCGCGCTGGCGTGGTTGGAGGGGCATCGCAGAACTCCGCGCGAGCGGTATCCGCTGTCGGTGTTGGCAGGAGCGAGCAAAGAAGTGGAGGAGCAGGTCCGCGCGCAGGCGGTGAAGTCCCTCGCGCTGATCGGCACGCCCGACGCCTTCGAGATCATCCGCCGTCTGGCCGACGATCCGAGCCGACACGTCAGGGCCTGTCTGGCCGGCGCCCTGCGGGAAGGGCGGACCGGCCACACAGGCCCGGAAACTGCTATCTCCTAG
- a CDS encoding LysR family transcriptional regulator — MARDLEIILLRSFVTAVRVGSISRAATALGHTQPALSQQLRKLESTVGRPLLHRSTTGVLPTRAGEELLPYAERILSLSEQALTEAGRALTGRCGIGLLEDLAAYQLPQAFADLAGLHPDATLEVLSLSTAEMRRAYDARRVQLVLDAVGDLPAPPRWTVRRPLVWAVGPGVDVTADPLPVVLFSNPCVWRTSLLESLEHAGRRWRVAFESNSLAGVLAALRAGLGVAALMPSNLEPAMSIPDPRALPPLPDLELGLTRHPRSEGDPLADAVEATLRRTI, encoded by the coding sequence ATGGCAAGGGATCTTGAGATCATCCTGCTGCGGTCGTTCGTCACCGCTGTACGGGTCGGCAGCATCAGCCGGGCCGCGACCGCCCTCGGACACACCCAGCCCGCGCTCAGCCAGCAGCTGCGCAAGCTGGAGAGCACCGTCGGCCGCCCGCTGCTGCACCGATCGACCACCGGCGTCCTGCCGACCCGGGCCGGCGAGGAGCTCCTGCCCTACGCCGAACGCATCCTGTCGCTGTCCGAGCAGGCGCTCACCGAAGCCGGGCGCGCCCTCACCGGCCGCTGCGGCATCGGGCTGCTCGAAGACCTCGCCGCGTACCAGCTGCCGCAGGCCTTCGCCGACCTGGCCGGGCTGCACCCCGACGCGACGCTGGAGGTCCTGAGCCTGTCCACCGCCGAGATGCGGCGGGCCTACGACGCGCGCCGCGTCCAGCTCGTGCTCGACGCCGTGGGGGACCTTCCCGCGCCGCCGCGCTGGACGGTGCGCCGCCCGCTGGTGTGGGCGGTCGGCCCGGGTGTGGACGTCACGGCCGATCCGCTGCCGGTGGTGCTGTTCTCGAACCCGTGCGTGTGGCGCACGTCGCTGCTGGAGTCGCTGGAACACGCCGGCCGGCGCTGGCGGGTGGCGTTCGAGAGCAACAGCCTGGCCGGTGTGCTCGCCGCGCTGCGGGCCGGACTGGGAGTCGCGGCGCTCATGCCCTCGAATCTCGAACCGGCGATGTCCATCCCCGACCCGCGGGCCCTGCCGCCTCTGCCGGACCTCGAGCTCGGTCTCACGCGGCATCCGCGCAGCGAGGGCGATCCGTTGGCCGATGCTGTGGAGGCCACGCTGCGGCGGACGATTTGA